From Erigeron canadensis isolate Cc75 chromosome 5, C_canadensis_v1, whole genome shotgun sequence:
AGTTCTCTGTATCCACCAAACATCTGCCCTATCCTAGCTCCACGTTAGACCCTCGTTACCAAAGCAAATATACACCCTTCCCAGACCCAAATAGTTATTGACCAATTGTGCCTTGATTAACTTTAACGCATATTTATTTCAGCTTAAAACAGATACAAATCTATACAAATTTAGAAGACACCCCTGAACCGGTCAACCGCCAGACACCGTTTCCTTAAATCTATACCTGTCCACTTCTATGTTTGGGGAAGAGAGATGTCAATTTCGATCCACTTCTAATTAGACAGATTTGTTTTATGGTAAAACTGAAAACAAAAGCTAAAAAGTCACATATCAAATGGTTTAGTGATCACCTGAAGTATATTAATGCACAAAAACAATCTTAAGTCATTTTAGTCAAAGAATCCGATCACCATTTAATTTCTTGCTATATTTTACACTCAACAAATCTTGATAACATTAGACAAAGGTGTTTTCGGTCAACCCGACTATTAAGTCAGAAACCAAAactacccattttgacccgttagCCAACTTCCCCTACCCAACCATACGCCTGTCTCCAATCACATATCTATACCAAAAACAACCTATGCCATCTCTAGTATTCTAGCATTAATTACAAGATACGGTCGAAGTGGCCACtacatttaacatatatacattacgcagtgatatatatatagtagaaaaCGTTACATAAAATCTCACAAAGAACAAAAAGCCGATACCTTTTGATCAGCCAATGTCTTTGAATCATCCAAGACTTCTCCGGTCGCGACTAAAATTAAACGCTGATCATTAACGGGCTGATCGATGAGGTTATGCAACTTTTCCTTAATATCTAAAATTTTCTCAGTTGCATCACATTGCAAAAAGTAAGTCGTCTTATTACGCTTAACACGAATGTACATAGCCTACATCCAAATCCAAACAAACAGtctcatgaaaaatataaaaacaataatttattaCAACAACTAATTTTGCAGTAAATATTCCAAACAGtaattacaaagtaagtatgtTTCTTaagatgttttttattttcattgtcATATAGAAATgttttatcataataataattaaaactgtAAAGcacacaaattaaaaaaaaagaacaaattattataataaagaaTGAAATCGAaccattttgaatgattttagAGGTACGCCGGCCGACGGTCTTGAACTGAAAAAGGTAATTCGCCGGAGAGAATGACGTAATTCTAGggtttctgatttttttttttttttgttctctcCAAGGAAAGGGTGATTTGGTATTTtggtaaaaatataatttttagtttttgccCATCAAATATGTCTAAGATCTCATTTTGGTCCCCATAGGAACACTAGTTTTGTTTTGGACCCCAACGAAAagcgtttttttttcttttttttttctcgtttTATGCCAAACAAGACGAGATTGGTAGCCATTACGGTCTTTGGTGCGTTGGTAGATATTTGGACCGATTTATTGGTGAACATGTGAATGGGCGGCCTAGCATTGATGGTatccaattttattttattttttttttaagttaatttcgattcagacgtgtcgaagacaattttaactagcgatttgctggacctccaaccccttcCTCATAGAAAAATACAtggagatgagaaacccaaaacTCGATCCCAAGACCTTAGAAAAACTCACATCCAGGACCCACATAGTTGATTTAAAAGATACTCATGATCAACTCATCTAAATAGGGTTGGTTGGTATACaattttgttaaaatgtttaaaaaaaaaaaaaaaaaagattcgaaatgatcattttatttttaatgatctAATGTATATTATTAGTTTCTTGTCTTTTAAAATAACCCTACTATTTCCCTTCTAGATCAATTAACTTTTCATCAATTATCATCACCGCTCGTCGTCGCCACCATCAAGCTATCACCACCGATTGCCACCACGACCACATCATTGTCGCATTGGGCGGgcatatttttatcttttaaaatatttctatCACCATTTTGACATTAGTTACATTTACATCTATCTATATCACTCGATACCAGTCACACCGCCCACACCACCAATTAATAGTCATCGCCATTATCACCCATCACCGACATCACTAGACCGTCGTCGCGGTCATCACCGTTATATTACGCGGATATCATGCTAGTCTAATTTATTTTTACCTATGATAgcttgttaagaaaaaaattattgatGGATATATACTCTTAATTTCTTCTTTGATCAAATCATGTGTCATAATTATATTGTCAAAATGATTTCTAAAAGGATATCagaaaagattaatcatttttttttatagttattgaCTATTGAGTTATCAATGTCTTACTACTCATGTGCACTTGGATGATCACCCTCCGTTACACGTTCATGTTTCAATTACCAAAAattagcatggtacccgtgtaATGCTACGGTGGTTGTGGCAACGATGGTGCACTGTTGGGAGCAACTGTTGGTGATGGAGGCGGCGTCAAATGGTGTAAATTatagatgtaaaagtaattgatttaaaaaattaatgaagatagtttaaaagataaaagactgatagtgtaatttaattattaatgttattttatataattttcccatgtaacatttaaagagagagttgtttttttttaaaaaatatatagtataaaagtatagattaaatGTATATAGaaattaggattaagaaatagaggtatttttgatataaaaaaatgttgaatttcctaaaaatagaaaattcaatatattttataaaaggtCATAGATGTACCAGTTCAAAGAGTGTTTTGGATTGCATATTTTTTGGTACTTAATTTCTAGACACATAAGGGTTAATCTTCATGAAAcctttatctatactccttatataaataaagtgcctttttttttccaatcattctacctttaaaatactaaatttgCCCTCCATATTTATACTACATCCACACATTGTAACCCTAAATTACCTTAACTACCCTTAAGAAGAttcacacttttttttctttgcctTCTTATTTTTCCCTCTAGCTtccctaaaaaaaaagaaaaccctCAGTCGACTATTCACGGCCACCAATCAACATCACCATCAATCTCCACACTCTTGATCCGGCGACCGTTTGCCTGTGTTTCTCACTCATCAATTCGTCAACACCAACGCCATctacaaaaatattttgaggAAAACCAATCCGtcgccgccaccgccaccaccaccaccgccgccaccgtCAATCACCACCTCGGTTCATCACCACCACGGTAAAGCAATTAACGCCATTGCCATAAATCTTTgcctttttaatatatctaaatCATTATTTTTGAGTTTATATGTTGTAActattttgttctattttttaGACATGGGCTCCAACACCACTGCTATTAAATTagtgtgaattttttttctttaagacGATTCGATTGTTAGGGTTTATAAGATGATTTTCAATTTGTCGAAAGTTGATTCATTTGGGTTTATTTCCATAACTgtttatggatatatatatatatatatttggggtCGCCATCTTCGTCTCTATCCCCATCTGTATAAACAATGACTGTTAACTGTTTTTGTGTTAATAGAGAAATGGAAggaattttcatttttgaaatttattggATCCACTGTCACAATTCGCAACCATTGACTCCATTTGTAAGATTTGGTACTATATTTGCTATTGGTACTAAATTTATCAATTTGAGACATATGTTTTACTCTTTTTGGAATGTGTTTTTAAGTTGTCATTTGGTTCTTGGAGAAATTGAATTGATGATACACagaaaagttacaaaaagttcTTGGACTCATGGGTTTGGACTACATCTAGAAATAAGTCATCTGTACAAAATGTTGAGGTACCATATACCCTTTAAGCAACATATACACTAATGTAAAAAAGATTTAGGCATGTATTTCTATCTGGGCTTTAAACAATGTCCTTAGCTGCTTAATATGGTGGTCAGTGACaagaattgttttttttttttttcttttttgatttgtGTAGTATATGAAATACGTCAAGAAGACAACTCCTATATCAGTATATACTTCTGGAAAAAGGAGAATCTATTGAAATACGTCAAGAAGACAACATGATTGTAAGTTGTTATGTTTGTTTCTCTTAATAAATATGGAAATGTTTCAAAAATTGGTCTGTTGAGCTTTAAGTGCATCTAAAGTTTGAGCACCATTTTGTTTTGCTTATGGAGAGCCAGTCATATTATTAGAGCTTAGATGAGTTCATATTATTATGAGATCTTGATTAAGTTATGAATCTTTTTTCTATGCAAATGGTAGGAGCTTGGAAGGAGTTTACAAAATTATGGATCGAGTCGGATTGACTCTGGCTGGGACTGTCATTTAGTTATTGTGTTCACTATATTTAAAGAAACTATATTATCATCGTTATGATCTAAACCTCTTTTTTAGAATTGAGAGTTTGTATGTTCTTGAcgtttaaaataaatgttggATAAGATGCTAATAAAGTTCTGATGCATTTTAATTTAGATAAGATACTTTGGACGAATTTTACATACTTTAGACGAATTTTCAGAACAACCTGGTTATGTCTTAAACATGCTGGGATTATGGTCCTCGAGAAGTGGATATGTAATTCAATGTTGTGGGAAGAACACAAGACCTTGAACCAAATAAGAGCCCCATTGGGTCAAAATGTTGTGTTTAAAAGCGATTTGGATATGTAAATCTGTTTAAAAATCTGAATTGCGTACCTTGAATATCCAAATATTTCTCATTGTCTTTTTTGTTGTCTAGAGTAGCGGCCTCATAGATTGAGTAAGCATCATTAAATTTTAGCTTTGATAAGTTGTCCTTTGTGATGTCTACAGTGCCATCACCACACCGCAGCTATCACGCCGTTGCATCGTGTGAGCATCCATCTAGTATATCAAGAACGATTTCTACCATTTACTATTTATGGGAAATTATGTGCAACATGATTACgcaaaaaataaactttttcatAGTGACTTTGGATATGTTTAGTTGGCAAGATTTGctgaaaaataaccacttacCTGGGTTATTTTCATCCTTTAAAGAAGCATGGTTACATTTTGTTGACATTCTTCAAATTGATAACGACTAAAAGATGACAcgataagattaaaaaattaatttaaccAATGGTTTAAGTCACTGAGCTATAGTTCTGAATTATGGGTAGGTATAGAATATTATTGGCTTGTTTTTATTCTTATTGGTTGTAGCTTTTTTCATCATGTACGTTAAAGGTTAGAACACTTTATGAATCcatttacttttataattaGATTTAACCAATCTTTAATTTACATGGTTCATGAATTTCTCAAAcgattattttttatatattaagtgGAACACGTATGTATAAGATTATGACATTCTAATTAAATCTACTATTTTCATAATGAATGACGATAGAAGTACATCTTTTGTACTTGAACTTATGATATTAAAACACACACCTATTGttagttatttttgtaagaATACTTATAGCTAAAGATCTCGATCTAAAACAGTCCAAATGTATGTGTACACAGTACATACTTATTCCGTATTAAACACGTATTAATTTACAGGGAAGAGAAAAACTACGTATTTAGTAATATTTGACCTTACAATGGACCAAATCCTTTTCACTTCTCAAACTGTCAAAAAACCCTTAATGATTGTAAGAGTAGAGGCGGACAAATTATGAGTTAACATGTTTACAATAAGATAGAttataaggctatctccaattgAAGTAtccttatttatatttatacttcttTGTTCATAGTGTTGAAACATGTTTGTTTATGGGTGTTGCCAAGTGTGGACTCAAATGTCCACGAAGATGAAAAAAGTGAAGTGGAGAGACATAAAAGTCACCCAAGGGCCGCAACAACTTGATGGGACAGTTTTAGGTGACTGGGCAAGAAGTGTCAAAAATTTAATATAcgcatttaaattttaaatcataaaaaatctTATGTTCATGTCTAAAATATTAACATTTGCTTATAAATTTAGTATATATCATGttatcatataaatttaaaattttcctcctaatattttgagtttaaactatgatatatatatatatatatatgttaaaatggTTAGTAAATAATAGCGTTtgaaatataaacataagttttttttacaaaattggGATGTACATGCATTTTCTCGATTTCTATAGACTTTTTCCacccaaatatatatatcacatcaaATTGGTTTGCATCCCGATCGGGTGGATTTTTGCGCCCCCAAATTGAATTATACAGTACTCGAGACATCCACCGGGACATCTCTGGCGGTTTTGGGGCGTCTTAAGCAAACTCATAGTTTGTTATCACTTATTGTACGTATAGATGTCAACATTTGATTTGTCTACAACTACTTTCGCAGTCATCGAAAGCTTTTTTGTAAACTTCTTGAGTAGTTTACAAAACAAAGAAATTTGTTCATTTCATTTACACTAAGATCATATATGACTAAATAAATAGTTTTCCTAATTTATAGTTTCatctataaataaaactaaatccACAAACAAagcaaacttaaaaaattagTTGGGTAATCATGTCCCCTTCCcactatagatatagataatacaatatataatccTAGTTTAGATTGTAAGTGTTAGGTTA
This genomic window contains:
- the LOC122600316 gene encoding polyubiquitin 9, with the translated sequence MAMYIRVKRNKTTYFLQCDATEKILDIKEKLHNLIDQPVNDQRLILVATGEVLDDSKTLADQKVENDAVVALVLRKDDNEFEDVNIVRPDDFYQSRDADATGNW